The window ctgacaaaaatgatcaaaaatctgactgtgtatgcggtcactatgcggtcgcatagtcgaccacatagTTACTTCTAGAATggccttctcctgctcacttttgcggccataatgcggcccgcagagtgattatgcggtcgcataatgcaccgtataaACGCGCTTTTCTGCCAAAAGGTTTCCTTTAATTTTCGGTACATTGttcatcctcaaacacgtaagcctagttcggcaccatgaaacattattttctttgtaaaatttaccgggctttacacttaagtacttcgaaatttttccaGGGTGTTActttctcccccgcttaggatcattcgttctCAAATAAGGGTAAAAATccatcattagcatcttatgcaacttattttgttttataccacaaactagaagctccaaatttgactaactccctaaatttccaaaatgtTCGCccgagtttcctttgtaactgggcctatccacctgtcagagagccccagaaacacatcctaacagcatatacataatccaacgacgtaacataatatgaaacaacaccaattgtggcctcataagcaatatatttccagaaaggaacacccttaacgccaattgttcaaatgatacaaaattcatagaaagcaactcttagaattttcatagatcacaactttataaatacatggctattcaaataaataaggatatttttcttcatttcttcctcggcctcccaagtagcctcttcaacctgttggttttcgCCACAGCACTTGACGGAGGAAATCTTATTtttcggacttatctaacaagaatagaaaatagttgctcctcataatccaattatccattaaatCAACCTTCTTACACacagacacatgaaataccgggtacACGGAGGACAATTATAGGAAAATATCATACTcgtagtttggcctatttccttcaagatttcataaggcctgaTGTGACTACATATAGTTTACCTtcattaacaattcacataatatattCATAGACAAATCtttagaataacccgttcactttcttccatTCTAAATCTCTATGTCGAATACCCAAACTAAAACTTttgcgacctccaacaattactctaagatgtgttAGCacgaatatgaccataaaactttctatctaatatatttgatcacggaatgatgcttcttctttgacatgatTGAACCTTTAACCCCCATAGGTTTACTAACAAaaaggaacaacgaggttcgagattgggctggaattattcaagaatccatcaatgtgccgaGCACGACATTTCGGAAGTTTAtgtcctaagagacatgaaggttactaccaatagtgctaacattgttaatcattgtgatgacatcattgattcgatacatgaggcatagagttgcctagtaggcattgataatgtagggatcatgttcatgattctgagatttaaataaatgagtcattttagacatgtgtcatatgggaggcatggtcgggaggataaagacattagcgtcggttattcttggaagactatgagcCATGAAGAGGataacaacaattgtttcattccatacgtgACTTGTTTGGAAATAGTAAGCCTCAAAGAGAAATCACACTTATATGACACCACTCGCCTCTTGGAATTTatgaaaaatcagtttaactcgaaatgagaatattttggcaccccgaatgtgatatgggtttcaaaatgcatgaaattgcattacgctcttaacattaactgacacaaggaatctatATCACAAGCCCATTGGGATGAAAatgaagttgaacacttgtgagattattatcgttctcacaacttaacctttgccaatagttgatcctatatgagaggactagagatacgacaaattttgtctttcaaatcaatatgctcatcataaggctgtttaactttcaaccacacacaAGTGAAATCATGTAGGCAGGACATATTAATgtttggatgaaatcatgtattggttagagagaatgtacACTTTtctatgagctagacatgttccTCCCATAATAATTCTCCAGCTACAATACCAAGCCACTTCATGGGTAACTACAATTCTAGGAGCAAAGTGAGTTACACATTGGGACATGATCTAGGTGGATATGAAAATTATACTGAGATGGGTGAACAAAAAGATCTTCTTGTGACAAATTCACGAAAACCTCAAATTCCCAAGAAACTTTATACAAATaagtgaccatttcaattgacaCGCACACATATAATAGGTGTTGAGATATGCCCTCATGTTACTTGacaatgaaaaggattcatgatattattcataaaggagtaaagTAAATGTTccaaccataggagccacatacaccggagagaaaaagagtggctcaagaaggacctCAACACTAGGCCACTAtgcattggatttgataccacataggtgaACTTTATGACTGTGCATTCATAAgaacaagtgagcagatgttatccatttgaatcaaaaggttttgTAAGAAATTCATTAGATACATTCCCTTGTTGAGAAGTTAGAAAAgtaagtgggaagtattaatcctagagttatgactcaatttaaagacataattaaAGAGCTCAATCccacaagaggttgtaaataagagaatttgtgatataGTGGATTCACGAATAACGTATCTCGTTTCAAATAGTAGGTAAATGAAATGTTTAGTTATTCAACATTTTGGTTAAGAcatatttatgtaggcctcttcgatatggatgtacatatacaataaggaaaataatgtggtattcataatgatgtactaaggagtgacttacttgatgactttagattaatagggcagtaccttaattgatgcccctctactccacatccaaaacatatattagtaccatagtgacatacccccgaatgacatctcatacacttcacacaatAAGTATGGGGTCTGCTAAACTGATTCGCCCCACTTATccgatatttaccctttttgcatacatcataagcattccccttagtcttcctccaagccttcatggcgggagtaacaatctctgcaaCAACTCGTTGTATGGAATTTctgaattgcccaaatctaccacccctaacacgcttctgAGATTACTCACAACATGACGCAGAATATTTTCGCCCGCATATCGGGAAGGCCTAGATAggtgtatccaacctaagggAATTTATtattcttgtgccccctctttacaCAAACATAACATGTTTCAAGAATCATCTAACATAAACTCAAATGGCTATTATTTCATATCTAACATTCCAGCTTATTGctacaaacaaccctctttcgtttcttacgtTCTCTCACCACATGATTTAGTGGCATggtgacattaataggaacaaggacattttccctagcaactggttcttttATTTCCTTCTTGCTGCCTCGAACCCGTAGGTTactcatatgaaaaatgagacatgacgaggaaatcagcttcctatcttgagttctaataaggacaacaaaaggggcacctattgtctgcattaataatgtgtctcattagaccgtccttagtgttcacatatcatattatacacttatgtgtttcatagatcgtccatagtCTTTATTCATACCATACACCTATACCTCTTATGCACAATGcacctatacgtttcatagaccgtccacaagatttcatatcacaatggactTCATAACACAacgtacctatgcgttcatagaccgtccacaggatttcatatcacaatgcacctgtgtgtttcatagaccgtccatatggtttcataacacattggaaacaaaactacaaatacgtacatctcataacctttcacaccacatatcacctaatccgtactttcaaccacttacaacctTACTATTCCATTGGCTCTCTtagccatacatatgattctttattgaTGGCGCAATAtccatatttcatattttattctttcatttcttccctttcatagatcatcatcataattatcaacaagtagaatattccgaaaatcacaactttaagttcattagtaataaaggctttaaacacaatcgatttctttccaataaatggagtaaaatgattggaaaTCGAAGCACACGTTAAAATCATATACAATTTATACTCACGAATATATAaaaatgcaaaacacattgaaaattactttcaaagcataacattagctaaaacaaccacatatgagCATAACTTGAGTTCataacttttagccgattatattgtcgaagtcaatatTGGAATAGTTGAggcaaagctcatttcataatctttctcacattatttcattttattggcaccaatggtcacaagtataactttcactatcgGCACGTTGGCCACAtcttatatccccaattcactgatttcacttccaaccatctttataggttatcaacaataagaaatTCACAATCAAgacttaggtacacatatgagcaattaagagtcttaagaatattgagattttctcacacaatttggcatactagctttcatttgaaatacgattcaaagccacaatattttaatacgcaacccatactttaaaactcactggaacattatggaatttaattccaagagagaatttagccaacatacctcacttgagctttcttacactctaaatatttcggaattcttagcaacttcaatatattatagaaatataataaattgaatcaaaattaggaagatgatcatggttctatctCATTTTAGAATTTTTTCAAATACttagtgtgcattaaggttccaaggtccttttatggagaattccatcatcccacaactcaatctttaccatttttagctcaacaatattcCTACAACCTTTTATAACACATtcatgtaaataaacaaccctcctgcccagaaattatcttgctagttgtCTATTTGTACATaaaattcgaaagtgagggttagggtgtagaatcttacctctaggatgaagacctagtaagttGCCCTCATTAATCtttcaaaacttgggcaagaattgaagaacaattattgaagaacaccttctcactctagggcactctctctcactctaaaatatcatattatagctcaaaaatgacccaaagagtgtatttaacgaaatagggtcgggttttaaaaacccaaaaatggagctccggaacggttctgcggtcgcatatgcagccgcatatcggtcacataattgctgacaaaaatgatcaaaaatctgactgtgtatgcggtcactatgcggtccgcataactgttatgcggtcacataatgcaccacataacagttatgcggtcgcatagttgaccgcatagCTACTTCCAAAATGGCCTTCTCCTTCTcacttctacggccattatgcggcccacagagtgattatgcgatcgcataatgaaccgcataaatgcacttttccgccaaaaaagtTGCTTTACTTTCTGGTACCAAAACGTACGAGctttacaatcctcaaacacataagcctagtccggcaccttaaaatattattttctttgcaaaatttaccgggatttacacttaagtacttcgaaaattttttccggggtgttacagtttTAGCTGCCTCTACTAATACTTTAGCCACTCCAGTTGGTTTCTTTGGAGTTTTCCTTATAGATCCTTCCATAACCTCATCATTAGTTTGCTGAATCCTAGGGTTTACTGTAGCACTATGATCCACATTGTGAACCTACTCCTCCCGTGTGCTATGACTTTGATCCTCGCTTTTCGTACCAGTATTAGCACCATAGATCTCCTCCATGAGCTCAACTTCATCACTCCATCGTGTATTACCCTCAGTAGTTTCTTCAGTTGTTGCTACAGTACCATTATGAGCCCTTGATAAATCCTCAATCGTTTGTGAAGGAACTACATGGCATGATTGGTTCATTGTCACATTTAGAACTTCTTTTGGAGGTCCAAACCTTCTCTGTACCCAATCAACTGTCCTTTCCTTATGTGCACCCTCCCTATTTGCCGCTACATTACTCATATTTTCCATTGGACTAGGACTAGAACATTAATCCTTGTATGATTTTTTTACTTGTTTTATGGTTATTTTACCCGAATTAATTTAATATTTAGCAATTGTTTTAAAAATTGTTTATTATACCATTGTTATATAGTTTTTGAATATTTTATGTTACTTGTtgattattattataattatacaataaaaATATGTGGATTTAGTGTTATTTAATGTCCTTTAATGATGTCCTTTAGTGTAGTAGAACAATAAATAGGTTATAATTTATGTTagttgtttaatatttttataattgttaaaaaataaaaatatgcctTTACTGTTGTTTAGTGTCCTTTAGTGTAGAACAATAATAGCATGTCACCATTAACGTAGTCGGTAAGAGTAATCAATTACGGATACGATATTAATCAATTATTAGTCATACAGTAAATGTATTATCGGATAGAAATCAAATAAAACACTATAAGTTAAATAAGTTAAATGTTAAGTGTTTTTTAACtgatgaataataaaataattagttGTCAGTATAAAAGTGACCCTGCCGGgtttttgttataaaatataaaatattaacaTATAAATTGTTACGAACGAAATAGATAATTAATAatactttatataaaaataattattacaaCAATAAAATTTATATCGATAAGTTAAAAATGTTAAGTAATTAGTATTATTTGATGAATAAAATGGTTAAAAATTTGACAGTACATAAAAGAGACTCTACCATATGTTTTTGGTAAAAGGTAACAAATTAACATAAAAATCATTTTGAACGAAATAAATACTTAATAGTATTTTATATAAACTAAttatcaaaaatatttaaaattatctcGATAAGTTagataaattaaatatttatttttgttataacGACGAATAAATATGATAAAACGTTGATAGTACAAATAAAACTATGCCGAATTTCAGTCATAAAATCCTAAAAATATAACGTATAAATAAATACTTTATATCAAATTaagtaataatataaaaaattaacacttaaataataatataaaaaatatcgcAAGATATTTCGAGACGTTAAACGATTAAAGAGAACAATTGCATTGTAGCCTTTCACTTggcaaataaatatctttccattaaTTAGGAATTGCATTGTAGCCTTTCACTTTTTTAACCCCtttaaaactaatttaaataaacttaattatatTTAATAAATGTAATAGATATTATAATCATCAAATATACTAGTAATCAttataaatattatttataaaattacTTGTCTTCTTAATTATAACACTAATTTTGAACATAACAATCCAATTAATCGAAATTGGAGAAATAAttcacaaaattaattataaatcCTAGATGGTATATTTTAGAAATTGTTTTTTAATGATATGTAAAGTAGTAAGTATATTTACAATTACATAATGTCACTACTAggtgattaattttgaaactaatattCAATAGAGTTTTATAAAACATTTATTTATTGATgtaaaatactttcaaaatattttatgtaaatatttaagtatgaataaattaattttaaagggagggtcaaaattggttgTCAACATTTATCAACATTGAATACCAATTATTAGCAAGTAAATTCCATAGAATATTGATAAAATGTTCAGCAAACCTGATTCTCCTCGATACATGTAGTAAATACTTCTAAGATACCCTATCATAAGCATTTTCCATGTCAAGCTTGATCATTACATTTGCAAGGCTTATCCCTCAGCCTTAAATAAGTGACTATCTCCTGTGTGAGTAAGATGTCCTCAAAGATAATTCTTCCTTAAAAAACTTGATTGATTGTGGGATATAAATGATGGTAATATCCTTTCCAATCAATCATGTGCAACCCTATAAATCACCTTGTTTATGAAGTTGCTTAGGCTTATTGGCCTAAGATCTACGAATATTTGCACCAAGTTCTTTTTAGGCAACAATACTAAGTTGGTGTGAGTTATTGATTTTGGTAGTGTATCAGCACTATAAAATAACTATAGCATGTTAAAGATATCATCAACTACTATATGAAAATGCCAGTGAAACCATCAGGTCCACTAGCACTCTCACCACTCAAAGCAAATACTGCCTCCTTAACCTCGTCTATAGATGAAAATCTGCATAGCTCAAAGTTCTGATCTACACTCACCATAGCAGGAACATTATTCAGCAGCTCAAAATTAGTAGGATCAGCATCTTGTGTGAATTATTTCTGAAAACACCTCCAAAGCAGCATTGGCCATGAGATCTTGTGTGTTAATCCAATCTCCATCTCCATTTTGTATTCTTTTGAGCTGTAACTTCTGCCTCTTACCATTAACATGGTTGTGAAATAATCTTGTATTTCTATCACCTTTAGAGAAGCAAGTCATGTCTGCCTTTTGATTCCAATATTGTTCTTCAATGCTCAAATAGTTCTTCAATTCAGCTCGAGCCTTTTGAAGAACTATTATGTTCTCAGTTGTTGGCTCTTCTTCAAATGACATCTCCTTAACCCTTACAATATCCTCCATGATAGGTAGTTGTTTGAATATATCCCCATATGTCACCTTACTCCATTGAGATAAGGCAGTCTTTACTCTCTTTAACTTCTGCTTGAACTTAAGAAATGGATCACCTATAAAGGCAGCTACCCAATTCTGCCTTACAATGTCATTGAATGTCTCATGCGTGGTCCAAAAATTGAGGAATAATGTCTTCACAAACTGCATTGCTTATTCTCCACAAGTCATCAATAAAGGAGCATGATCTAACCCAATCCTTATAAGGTGTTCAACTTCAATGTTTGGAAAGAGATTTTGGAAAGGCAAGTTAACAAAAATTATGTCCAACCCCTTGAAGATACATTATGTATTTGGTCTAACATTCAACCAAGTAAATGACTCCCCTTTATAGCCAAGATCAAACAAACCACTAGAAATCATACAAAAAGTAAAATCCTCATACTCATGTGGATATACAATTAAACCACCAATTTTCTCATCTTCATGAAGCACCACATTCAATTCACCTCCAACTAGCCAAGGCAATTCCATGTCACTAGCAAAATAGTACAAATTGTCCAACAATTTCAATATTTCAAGAGCTGAACATTTAGCAAACACAAAGGTCATCATGATGTATTTGTCAATGTACTGATGATACACCATAATAGTCATCGTTGCTCGGTATCTATTAACAAATCCCATTCAACTACAACATCAAAGAAGGGCCATATTTTTatcaattatatttgatattgcaGCATCCATCCCTAATCTCCTCTTGCATCTCTAAATGTGCCTGGAGTTTTGAAAAGGTTCCATCAATGCAATAACGAAGAACCCATTTTCACATTGCATATTAATCACCCTCTGAAAGGCCTGTTGTGTATTAACAACCCTTATGTTCCACACTAATGTCTTGATCATCATTTTGTTTGTGAGACTGCCCTTCTAGGCAAGATTCTTATAGGTTGGACTGTCTCTTTACTATGTATCTGGTTTCTTCCTTTCTTACCACCCTTAGCACTGTTCTATGTGATAAGTCTGCTTCCCTAGCTACAACTTTGAAGTTCCTTGTAGTAGACTCATCATCACCCTCCTCTTCTAGTTGTTGATGCTCTACTAATGCATGTTGAATGTCCATTGGAGTAACATTGTGAGTGATTTCAATGGTACATTGAGTTGAATCTCTATTGGTTGCCCAGTACCTGAAGCACATGCCATTGGCATTGCTTCAATTGCTCCAGAGTTCTTTGTGACAATAGCCTGCACAATTTGGTCAAGTGACCTCATGGTTGTATCCTTCAACACCTTATAGTTTTGTTCTATAACATCTAGAGCCTCCCGCATCACCTGAAATTGAAGATTGTATATAGAACCCAAACTAGGGTTTACTGTAGCTGGCAGTGCAGGAATCACTATTCCATTATGATCAGAACCCTTCCCATCAACGGTTTTGTGTTCTGGCCTTATAGTATATTCTAGGATATCAACATTATCATCTCCAACCTTTTAATCACTTTCCAGCTTCACCGAATCACCTGAATCAACACCAAATACCTTGCCAATTGTTTCTTATGTTACTGTTCCATTGGCTTGCTCTTTACCTGTAGCTTCTACTCTTTCACCTTTAGTtctttttgtcacgccccaaattcCAGGAGCGTgaccggcaaaagagacgttagtactgtcgaatagcactagtatgtatagctagaaatcctctttcaaaatagaatgaccatatgatctatacgtggaacacataatataatttaATTGAAACAACCCgcacaaacaaggacaacaaaaggggcacctattttctgcattaataatgtgtctcattagaccgtccttagtgttcacatatcatattatacacttatgtgcTTCATTGatcgtccatagtgtttattcataccgtacatctatacctcttatgcacaatgcacctatgcgtttcatagaccgtccacaagatttcatataaCAATGgacttcataacacaatgtacctatgcgttcatagaccgtccataggatttcatatcccaatgcacctgtgcgtttcatagaccgtccatagggtttcataacacattggaaataaaagtacaaatatgtacatctcataacctttcacaccacatatcacctaatccgtactttcaaccacttacaacctTACTATTCCATTGGCTCTCTtagccatacatatgattctttattcatggcgcaatggccgtatttcagaTTCCATACTTTCagttcttccctttcatagatcatcatcataattattcacaagtagaatattccagaaatcacaactttaagttcattagtaatgaaggctttaaacacaatcaatttctttccaataaatgaaGTAAAATGATTGGAAATCGAAGCACacattaaaatcatacacaatttccactcacgaatatgtaggAACGAAAAACACGTTGAAAATTACTTtaaaagcatagcattagctaaaacaatcACATATGGGCATAACTTGAGTTCataacttttagccgattatattctCGAAGTCAATAtgggaatagttgagtcaaagctcatttcataatctttctcacattatttaattttattggaTCCATTGGTCACAAgcataactttcattattggcacgttggccacactttatatctccaattcactgatttcacttccaaccatctttataggttatcaacaataagacattcccaatcaagattttaggtacacatatgagaaattaagagtcttaagaatattgagattttctcacacaatttggcatactagctttcatttgaaatacgattcaaagccacaacattttaatatgcaacccatcttttgaaactcacgggaacattatggaattcaattccaagagagaagatTTAGCCcttacctcacttgagcttccttacattctaaatgttccagaattcttagcaacttcaatctattgtagaaatataacaaattgaatcaaaatttggaagatcatcatggttctagctcatttgagcatttctCAAATACttagtgtgcattaaggttccaaggtccttttatggagaaatgcatcatcccacaacccaatctttactatttttagctcaaaaattttCCTAAACCCTTTTATGAAGAAGACcatctcactctagggcactctctctcactctaaaatatcagattatagctcaaaaatgacccaaagagtgtatttaacgaaatagggtagggttttaaaaacccaaaaatggagctcctgaaatgttatgcggtcgcatatgcggccgcataatggatatgcggaccacatattggtcgcataatgctgacaaaaatgatcaaaaatctgactgtgtatgcggtcactatgcggtcgcatagtcgaccacatagTTACTTCTAGAATggccttctcctgctcacttttgcggccataatgcggcccgcagagtgattatgcggtcgcataatgcaccgtataaACGCGCTTTTCTGCCAAAAGGTTTCCTTTAATTTTCGGTACATTGttcatcctcaaacacgtaagcctagttcggcaccatgaaacattattttctttgtaaaatttaccgggctttacacttaagtacttcgaaatttttccaGGGTGTTActttctcccccgcttaggatcattcgttctCAAATAAGGGTAAAAATccatcattagcatcttatgcaacttattttgttttataccacaaactagaagctccaaatttgactaactccctaaatttccaaaatgtTCGCccgagtttcctttgtaactgggcctatccacctgtcagagagccccagaaacacatcctaacagcatatacataatccaacgacgtaacataatatgaaacaacaccaattgtggcctcataagcaatatatttccagaaaggaacacccttaacgccaattgttcaaatgatacaaaattcatagaaagcaactcttagaattttcatagatcacaactttataaatacatggctattcaaataaataaggatatttttcttcatttcttcctcggcctcccaagtagcctcttcaacctgttggttttcgCCACAGCACTTGACGGAGGAAATCTTATTtttcggacttatctaacaagaat is drawn from Nicotiana tomentosiformis chromosome 12, ASM39032v3, whole genome shotgun sequence and contains these coding sequences:
- the LOC138902463 gene encoding uncharacterized protein; the encoded protein is MQFVKTLFLNFWTTHETFNDIVRQNWVAAFIGDPFLKFKQKLKRVKTALSQWSKVTYGDIFKQLPIMEDIVRVKEMSFEEEPTTENIIVLQKARAELKNYLSIEEQYWNQKADMTCFSKGDRNTRLFHNHVNGKRQKLQLKRIQNGDGDWINTQDLMANAALENFELCRFSSIDEVKEAVFALSGESASGPDGFTGIFI